A portion of the Polaribacter cellanae genome contains these proteins:
- a CDS encoding phage tail protein translates to MPVDPYIGDVAIFAGNFAPKGWAFCNGQLLAISSNSSLFSILGTTYGGDGRTTFGLPDLRGRAPISVGNGPGLTPKFWGQRGGQETHTLTIPEMPIHNHIASTASKLYGQNNPGDDDTLKAGVSIASGTTSGSEVFSNEIPNTEMNTNSVKTTTTVHNQGGNLSHNNMQPYLAINYIIALVGVYPSRS, encoded by the coding sequence ATGCCAGTAGACCCATACATAGGAGACGTAGCAATTTTTGCAGGAAATTTCGCACCAAAAGGTTGGGCATTCTGCAATGGACAATTATTAGCAATTTCATCAAACTCATCATTATTTTCAATTTTAGGAACTACTTATGGTGGCGATGGAAGAACCACTTTTGGCTTACCCGATTTAAGAGGTAGAGCTCCAATAAGTGTTGGAAATGGACCTGGACTCACACCAAAATTTTGGGGACAAAGAGGTGGACAAGAAACACATACTTTAACAATTCCTGAAATGCCTATTCATAATCATATTGCATCTACAGCATCTAAACTGTATGGGCAAAATAACCCAGGAGATGATGACACTCTAAAAGCAGGTGTATCCATTGCAAGTGGCACAACCTCTGGCTCTGAAGTTTTTAGTAATGAAATACCAAATACAGAAATGAACACTAATTCTGTGAAAACAACCACAACTGTTCATAATCAAGGAGGTAATTTATCGCATAATAATATGCAGCCCTATCTTGCTATAAATTATATAATTGCTTTAGTTGGTGTTTATCCCAGTAGAAGTTAA
- a CDS encoding DUF4230 domain-containing protein yields the protein MRFLKYIAIFLFGFLIAKFWYEPKVENHKQEEIKVVVHAIKNMSKLVVSSGTFSEVYNYSDSKKYFYNYLSFDKKAIVTVNAKVEVGYDLSKLEIQIDSVKKKIYINKIPKEEIVISPNVKYFDLQQSSFNTFSKRELNKINEKSIEKIKETIEVTNLKKDAKTRLFEELSKIYQLSNIYNWKVVDNTNSGFLERFKD from the coding sequence ATGCGCTTTTTAAAATACATTGCTATTTTCTTATTTGGTTTTTTAATAGCCAAGTTTTGGTACGAACCAAAGGTAGAAAATCACAAACAAGAAGAAATAAAAGTCGTGGTTCATGCCATTAAAAACATGAGTAAATTGGTGGTTTCTAGCGGAACTTTTTCTGAAGTTTACAATTATTCCGATTCTAAAAAATATTTTTACAATTACCTTTCTTTTGATAAGAAAGCCATTGTTACTGTAAATGCAAAGGTAGAGGTTGGGTATGATTTATCGAAATTAGAAATTCAGATAGATTCTGTTAAGAAGAAAATCTATATCAATAAAATACCAAAAGAGGAAATTGTAATTTCTCCAAATGTAAAATATTTCGATTTACAACAGAGTTCATTCAATACTTTTTCTAAAAGAGAATTGAATAAAATAAACGAGAAAAGTATCGAAAAAATCAAAGAAACAATAGAGGTAACCAACCTTAAAAAAGATGCAAAAACAAGATTGTTTGAAGAGTTATCTAAAATATACCAACTTTCTAATATTTACAATTGGAAAGTTGTAGATAATACGAATTCTGGGTTTTTAGAGCGGTTTAAAGATTAA
- a CDS encoding TraR/DksA family transcriptional regulator: MGDVKLKYSDEDLQEFKEIIEKKIARAEEDLALLQASYKNDANNGTDDTSPSFKSFDEGSEVMSKEANVQLAIRQEKFIRDLKNALLRIENKTYGVCRVTRKLIQKERLKLVPHATLSIEAKRKQ; this comes from the coding sequence ATGGGAGACGTTAAACTAAAATATTCGGATGAAGATTTACAGGAGTTTAAAGAAATTATCGAAAAAAAAATAGCAAGAGCAGAAGAAGATTTAGCATTGTTGCAAGCATCTTATAAAAACGATGCAAATAATGGTACAGACGATACTTCGCCATCGTTTAAATCTTTTGACGAAGGTTCTGAGGTAATGAGCAAAGAAGCGAATGTACAATTAGCTATTAGACAAGAAAAATTCATCAGAGATCTTAAAAATGCCTTATTACGTATCGAAAACAAAACGTATGGTGTTTGTAGAGTTACAAGAAAACTAATACAAAAAGAGCGTTTAAAATTAGTGCCTCATGCAACTTTAAGCATAGAAGCAAAACGTAAACAATAA
- a CDS encoding Ig-like domain-containing protein, producing the protein MKTKILLVLLLAFILPISKNYAQVTTLYSQDFEGSTDFDTYQLKNSVGTAVGFNVNGPDYITRANPGSLPLGNTVTGFTGKVIALEDHDGAGFSGDHSITTNAINITGASSLTFKFRLAAPRGNNGGRYDSNDFLRVQTSINGAAFQTIINTGGANSDGKYYYDASNNGITGGGDDIVVSQVSQEITSSISGTGSSMIVRVLFNSQGSQGELLFDDLLVTGVVAANNAPTNITLSPSSINQTATGTNVTVGTLSTTDADAADSHTYSLVSGSGSTNNGSFNISGSTLRTSSALNAGTYSIRVNTNDGTDNFAKAISIIVLDNIAPNFNSANSTPNDNATNVATANNIVIDFNENIALGTGFITLRDVTGASNVETFNVATQNDGATTSPTSGRIGIVNDKIYINPTNNLTELNMYAIQIAATAIDDTSGNSFSGISDETTFNFTTADETNPSFNSADSTPNDNATNVATANNIVIDFNENIALGTGFITLRDVTGASNVETFNVATQNDGATTSPTSGRIGIVNDKIYINPTNNLTELNMYAIQIAATAIDDTSGNSFSGISDETTFNFTTADETNPSFNSADSTPNDNATNVATANNIVIDFNENIALGTGFITLRDVTGASNVETFNVATQNDGATTSPTSGRIGIVNDKIYINPTNNLTELNMYAIQIAATAIDDTSGNSFSGISDETTFNFTTADETNPSFNSADSTPNDNATNVATANNIVIDFNENIALGTGFITLRNVTSASDVETFNVATENDGATTSPTPGRIGIVNDKIYINPINNLINSNAYAIQIAATAVDDTSGNSFPGISDETTFNFTTVAITWLGTTTDWNTASNWNSNSTPIATDDIIIPNVTIQPIITSGTTAVANNITIDASSSLTIAAGGSLTIEGNLTQNGTFTINSNATSNGSLIVKGTHSGIGTVDYKRYVSTSGDALKGWHTISSPVNGKNIDDFYGSLVTNGTKRGIAPYVNTNAATFKWDYYTTADVPGFFTEGKGYTAKKSTAGTLTFNGFLNTNNTGVSIEVKATGDQFNAIGNPYTSYINSGTFLDNITAGRLTEKTIWLWDPEANSGVGDYITTNSTTAYKIAPGQGFFVKALATGNVTFSEALQTHLGGGSFLKQEAKPQIKLSLTDGTNIKHTDIFYIDNKTTGFDDGYDSSMFNGVSNPFAIYTQLVSKNQGKNLAIQTLPNVNYENMIIPIGINASAGKQITFSLQTNSFPADLKIFLEDKVSNTFTRLDKVDSSYTINIKKSLNGIGRFYIHTTSSVLSVDKEVALENISIYKIDNSTIRIAGLQQEKASVKLYNLLGKKVFNTSFDSNGVKEFPIPELAIGVYIVELTTNNGKLNKKIIIE; encoded by the coding sequence ATGAAAACAAAAATACTTCTCGTCTTATTATTAGCGTTTATTTTACCCATAAGTAAAAATTATGCACAAGTAACAACTTTATATTCTCAAGATTTTGAAGGTAGTACAGATTTTGACACTTATCAATTAAAAAATTCTGTGGGAACCGCTGTTGGCTTTAATGTTAATGGACCTGACTATATTACCAGAGCAAACCCAGGTTCATTGCCTTTAGGGAATACTGTAACAGGTTTTACTGGAAAGGTTATTGCTTTAGAAGATCATGATGGTGCTGGTTTTAGTGGAGATCATTCTATTACTACAAACGCTATAAATATTACTGGCGCTTCTTCTCTTACCTTTAAATTCCGTTTGGCTGCACCAAGAGGTAATAATGGAGGTAGATACGATTCAAATGACTTTTTGCGAGTACAAACTTCCATAAATGGTGCTGCTTTTCAAACAATTATTAATACAGGTGGTGCTAATAGTGATGGAAAATATTATTACGATGCATCTAACAATGGAATAACTGGGGGTGGTGATGATATTGTAGTCAGTCAAGTTTCACAAGAAATAACAAGTTCAATTTCTGGAACTGGTTCTTCTATGATTGTTCGTGTACTTTTTAACTCCCAAGGTTCACAAGGAGAATTATTATTTGATGATTTATTAGTTACAGGTGTGGTAGCCGCTAATAACGCTCCTACAAATATCACTTTATCACCTAGCTCTATAAACCAAACTGCAACAGGCACAAATGTAACAGTAGGTACTTTATCTACTACAGATGCAGATGCAGCAGATTCGCATACGTATTCTTTAGTAAGTGGTTCTGGGAGCACAAATAATGGTAGTTTTAACATCAGTGGTAGTACTTTAAGAACTTCATCTGCTTTAAATGCTGGAACTTATAGTATAAGAGTAAATACCAATGATGGTACAGATAATTTTGCAAAAGCAATTTCTATTATTGTTTTAGATAATATTGCACCTAATTTTAACAGTGCAAACTCTACACCAAATGACAATGCAACTAACGTTGCTACAGCCAACAATATTGTAATTGATTTTAACGAAAATATTGCATTAGGAACTGGTTTTATTACACTTCGTGATGTAACTGGTGCTTCAAATGTAGAAACTTTTAATGTAGCTACCCAAAATGATGGAGCAACAACTTCTCCTACTTCTGGAAGAATTGGAATCGTAAACGATAAAATATACATTAATCCTACAAACAACTTAACAGAATTAAATATGTATGCAATTCAAATTGCAGCTACAGCTATAGACGATACTTCTGGAAATAGTTTTTCTGGAATATCCGATGAAACAACATTTAATTTTACAACTGCAGATGAAACAAACCCAAGTTTTAACAGTGCAGACTCTACACCAAATGACAATGCAACTAACGTTGCTACAGCCAACAATATTGTAATTGATTTTAACGAAAATATTGCATTAGGAACTGGTTTTATTACACTTCGTGATGTAACTGGTGCTTCAAATGTAGAAACTTTTAATGTAGCTACCCAAAATGATGGAGCAACAACTTCTCCTACTTCTGGAAGAATTGGAATCGTAAACGATAAAATATACATTAATCCTACAAACAACTTAACAGAATTAAATATGTATGCAATTCAAATTGCAGCTACAGCTATAGACGATACTTCTGGAAATAGTTTTTCTGGAATATCCGATGAAACAACATTTAATTTTACAACTGCAGATGAAACAAACCCAAGTTTTAACAGTGCAGACTCTACACCAAATGACAATGCAACTAACGTTGCTACAGCCAACAATATTGTAATTGATTTTAACGAAAATATTGCATTAGGAACTGGTTTTATTACACTTCGTGATGTAACTGGTGCTTCAAATGTAGAAACTTTTAATGTAGCTACCCAAAATGATGGAGCAACAACTTCTCCTACTTCTGGAAGAATTGGAATCGTAAACGATAAAATATACATTAATCCTACAAACAACTTAACAGAATTAAATATGTATGCAATTCAAATTGCAGCTACAGCTATAGACGATACTTCTGGAAATAGTTTTTCTGGAATATCCGATGAAACAACATTTAATTTTACAACTGCAGATGAAACAAACCCAAGTTTTAACAGTGCAGACTCTACACCAAATGACAATGCAACTAACGTTGCTACAGCCAACAATATTGTAATTGATTTTAACGAAAATATTGCATTAGGAACTGGTTTTATTACACTTCGTAATGTAACTAGTGCTTCAGATGTAGAAACTTTTAATGTAGCTACCGAAAATGATGGAGCAACAACTTCTCCTACTCCTGGAAGAATTGGAATCGTAAACGACAAGATTTATATCAACCCAATTAACAATTTAATAAACTCTAATGCTTATGCCATACAAATTGCAGCTACTGCAGTAGACGACACTTCTGGAAATAGTTTTCCTGGAATATCCGATGAAACAACATTTAATTTTACAACAGTAGCAATAACTTGGTTAGGAACAACAACAGATTGGAATACTGCCAGTAATTGGAATTCAAATTCTACACCAATAGCTACAGACGATATAATAATACCTAATGTAACAATACAACCAATAATTACTTCTGGTACAACAGCAGTAGCAAATAATATTACTATTGATGCTTCTTCATCTTTAACTATAGCTGCTGGAGGTTCCTTAACTATCGAAGGAAACTTAACACAAAATGGAACATTTACTATAAACTCTAATGCAACTTCCAATGGTTCTTTAATTGTAAAAGGAACACACTCTGGAATAGGAACTGTAGATTATAAAAGATATGTTTCTACTTCTGGAGACGCTTTAAAAGGTTGGCATACCATATCTTCTCCTGTAAATGGTAAAAACATCGATGATTTTTACGGAAGCTTAGTAACAAATGGAACAAAACGTGGAATAGCACCTTACGTAAATACCAATGCAGCAACTTTTAAATGGGATTATTATACTACAGCAGATGTTCCTGGTTTTTTTACTGAAGGAAAAGGCTATACTGCTAAAAAATCTACTGCAGGAACACTAACATTTAATGGTTTTTTAAACACAAACAATACAGGTGTTTCTATAGAAGTTAAAGCAACTGGAGATCAATTTAATGCAATTGGAAACCCATATACTTCTTATATTAACAGTGGTACATTCTTAGATAACATTACAGCAGGAAGATTAACAGAAAAAACAATTTGGCTTTGGGATCCTGAGGCAAATAGTGGTGTAGGAGATTATATTACAACAAATAGCACAACTGCATATAAAATAGCTCCTGGGCAAGGTTTTTTTGTTAAAGCTTTAGCTACTGGAAATGTAACTTTTTCAGAAGCGTTACAAACCCATTTAGGAGGAGGTTCCTTTTTAAAGCAAGAAGCTAAACCTCAAATTAAACTTTCTTTAACTGATGGCACTAACATAAAGCATACAGACATCTTTTATATAGACAATAAAACAACTGGTTTCGATGATGGTTATGACAGTTCTATGTTTAACGGTGTTTCGAACCCTTTCGCAATATATACTCAGCTAGTTTCTAAGAATCAAGGTAAAAATCTTGCCATACAAACTTTACCGAATGTAAATTACGAAAATATGATTATACCTATTGGTATTAATGCATCTGCAGGTAAACAAATAACATTTTCTTTACAAACTAATAGTTTTCCAGCCGATTTAAAGATTTTCTTAGAAGATAAAGTATCAAATACGTTCACAAGGCTAGATAAAGTTGATAGTAGCTACACAATTAACATTAAAAAAAGTTTAAATGGTATTGGACGCTTTTATATACATACTACTAGTAGTGTTTTAAGTGTTGATAAAGAGGTAGCTTTAGAAAATATTAGTATTTATAAAATTGATAATTCGACAATAAGAATTGCCGGTTTACAACAAGAAAAAGCATCTGTAAAATTATACAATCTTCTTGGTAAAAAAGTATTTAATACTTCTTTCGATTCTAATGGAGTAAAAGAATTTCCTATACCAGAATTAGCAATAGGCGTTTATATTGTAGAACTTACTACAAATAATGGCAAGTTGAATAAAAAAATAATTATAGAATAA
- a CDS encoding response regulator transcription factor codes for MKKINIAIADDEQLFRKGIRFLLEREANFNVIFEADNGQEMVNFLSNTEEFPDVILMDLKMPELNGVETTKIINKRHPNIKIIALTSYGGKSFITNMIDVGASSYLLKNTSPKMVIHTVNEVFEKGFYYDEEVLKIVYENIISSSGKRIKSDLDKKLLSDREIEVLELICNQYTTMEIADKLFISPRTVEGHRNNLLAKTKSKNVAGLVIYGIQKKLIEISPDFNI; via the coding sequence ATGAAAAAAATAAATATTGCCATTGCAGATGATGAACAGTTGTTTAGAAAAGGGATTCGTTTTCTTTTAGAAAGAGAAGCCAATTTTAATGTTATTTTTGAAGCAGATAATGGACAAGAAATGGTAAATTTTCTTAGCAATACAGAAGAGTTTCCAGATGTTATTTTAATGGATTTAAAAATGCCAGAACTAAATGGTGTTGAGACTACAAAAATTATTAATAAAAGACACCCAAACATAAAAATAATTGCTTTAACTAGTTATGGTGGCAAATCTTTTATAACTAACATGATAGATGTTGGTGCATCTTCTTATCTACTTAAAAACACCAGCCCTAAAATGGTAATCCATACTGTTAATGAAGTGTTTGAAAAAGGATTTTATTATGACGAAGAAGTCTTAAAAATTGTTTATGAAAATATTATTTCTTCCAGTGGAAAACGTATTAAAAGCGATTTAGATAAAAAACTTCTCTCAGACAGAGAAATAGAAGTTTTAGAGCTTATCTGTAATCAATACACAACTATGGAAATTGCCGATAAACTTTTTATTAGCCCTAGAACAGTAGAAGGGCATAGAAATAATTTACTTGCAAAAACAAAATCTAAAAATGTGGCTGGTTTGGTTATTTATGGCATACAAAAAAAATTAATAGAAATTTCTCCAGATTTTAATATCTAA
- a CDS encoding sensor histidine kinase, with translation MEEFFTKDNQVIAIVIIGTLLLLLMGGALLTFFFFSRKKIVEKELEKKSLEINHQKEIIESIIITQEEERKRIAQDLHDDISSKLNVINLNANLLKDGELKHEEYSTINNTILETTGKTLESARKIAHNLLPPILDKFGLKDAIEELADSFSNSRKINIKYNLEYTKAYLIPEKELHLFRIVQELINNSVRHGKAKNSILNINCTSKSLLFTYSDDGCGFDVKSQHHQKGLGMKNIESRIAILKGNYAIETALNKGFKITITIINPSK, from the coding sequence ATGGAAGAATTCTTTACCAAAGACAACCAAGTGATTGCTATAGTAATAATAGGAACTCTATTACTTCTTTTAATGGGAGGTGCATTGTTAACATTTTTCTTCTTTTCTAGAAAGAAAATTGTTGAAAAAGAGTTAGAGAAAAAATCTTTAGAAATTAACCATCAAAAAGAAATTATAGAATCTATAATTATTACCCAAGAAGAAGAACGCAAACGCATTGCACAAGATTTGCATGATGATATTAGCTCTAAACTAAATGTAATTAACCTAAATGCCAATCTTTTAAAAGATGGAGAATTAAAACATGAAGAATATTCAACAATTAATAATACCATTTTAGAAACAACAGGCAAAACATTAGAAAGTGCCAGAAAAATAGCTCATAATTTATTACCTCCAATTTTAGATAAATTTGGTTTAAAAGACGCTATAGAAGAATTGGCAGATTCTTTTAGTAACAGTAGAAAAATTAACATAAAATATAATTTAGAATACACGAAAGCATATTTAATTCCAGAAAAAGAATTGCATTTATTTAGAATTGTTCAAGAGTTAATTAACAATTCCGTACGTCATGGAAAAGCAAAAAATAGCATATTAAATATAAATTGTACATCAAAAAGTTTACTCTTTACTTATTCTGACGATGGTTGTGGTTTTGATGTTAAAAGCCAACATCATCAAAAAGGATTAGGAATGAAAAACATAGAAAGTAGAATTGCAATTTTAAAAGGTAATTATGCTATTGAAACTGCCTTAAATAAAGGTTTTAAAATAACGATAACCATCATAAATCCCTCCAAATGA
- a CDS encoding lipoprotein signal peptidase, whose amino-acid sequence MSKKTLAILTVLIAIILDQVIKIYVKTHFALNEEIVVFEWFKIHFTENNGMAMGIEFGGKAGKLFLTFFRIIAVGAIIYWLKGTIKRVVNNAVVVAIALILAGAVGNIIDSVFYGVIFDDSYHKIATLFSDNPYGTLFHGKVVDMFYFPIWQGVLPDWIPFVGGEMYTFFQYIFNPADAYITIGVILLFLFNKQAFPKEEKKVAE is encoded by the coding sequence ATGTCAAAAAAGACACTGGCAATACTTACGGTTTTAATCGCTATTATTTTAGATCAAGTTATAAAAATTTATGTAAAAACTCATTTTGCTTTAAATGAAGAAATTGTTGTTTTCGAATGGTTTAAGATCCATTTTACCGAAAATAATGGAATGGCAATGGGTATTGAGTTTGGTGGAAAAGCAGGGAAACTCTTTTTAACATTCTTTAGAATTATAGCAGTGGGTGCAATTATTTATTGGTTAAAAGGCACGATAAAAAGAGTTGTAAATAATGCAGTAGTTGTTGCAATTGCACTAATTTTAGCAGGTGCAGTTGGTAATATTATAGATTCGGTTTTTTATGGAGTAATTTTCGACGACTCTTACCACAAAATAGCTACCTTATTTTCCGACAATCCTTATGGAACACTATTTCATGGAAAAGTAGTAGATATGTTTTACTTTCCTATTTGGCAAGGAGTTTTACCAGATTGGATTCCTTTTGTTGGTGGAGAAATGTACACGTTCTTCCAGTATATTTTTAACCCTGCAGATGCCTATATTACCATTGGTGTAATTTTACTTTTTCTTTTTAACAAACAAGCTTTCCCAAAAGAAGAGAAAAAAGTCGCTGAATAA